In a genomic window of Thiohalomonas denitrificans:
- the mrcB gene encoding penicillin-binding protein 1B encodes MARKQKKKTSKKKGVLRRLAENRWFHLGLLAVFLVGAVFVAWLDYRVRDQFEGRRFALPARVYARPLELFPGARVSADTFVKELQQVGYREGLRGQQPGRFERRGDDFRLVTRPLTFWDGPQPSLSLQVSFGDHGVRELSGAGGPLNLVRLDPEYIGGIYPAHNEDRVLVRLDGVPKALVNALLAVEDRKFYLHRGIDPMAMARALVSTLSGRGVQGGSTITQQLVKNFFLTPERTLRRKFTEMVMALLLEVHYEKNDILETYINEVYLGQDRNRAIHGFGLGAQFYFGEQLRNLSLAESALLVGMVKGPSWYDPHRQPERALKRRNLTLTLMRQQGFISDEQYLQASAAPLGIIDKPAMGTTRYPAFLDLVRRQLSRDYRDSDLQSEGLQIFTTLDPRVQAVAEHALTSRLNRLDSSPDQKLQGAVIVTDTQNGEVQALVGGRDPRFPGFNRALDSNRPVGSVLKPAIYLTALSDPSRYTLATLLDDEPLLWKEAGRPDWSPNNYDRQSHGQVPLWRALAESYNIAAARLGREVGVPEVLDTARKLGVQRDLPPYASTLLGAVALSPLEVAQMYQTLASGGFRVPLRAIREVLTPNGKPLQRYPLAVEQVVDPASAYLVTAALQSVVKEGTAQGLQSQLPRGLSVAGKTGTTDDMRDSWFAGYSGDRVAVVWNGFDDNRPTSLTGASGAMRVWGDLMSRLDAEPLSLPLPDTMELVWTEPASGLRADSECPGAVELPFVRGSAPTEHAPCARSKGNWFKRLFR; translated from the coding sequence GTGGCCCGGAAACAGAAAAAGAAGACTTCGAAAAAGAAAGGTGTATTGCGTCGACTTGCCGAGAACCGGTGGTTCCATCTGGGCCTGCTGGCCGTTTTCTTGGTGGGGGCGGTATTCGTGGCCTGGCTCGATTACCGGGTCCGTGACCAGTTCGAGGGGCGCCGTTTCGCGCTGCCGGCCCGGGTCTACGCCCGCCCCCTGGAGCTCTTTCCCGGCGCCAGGGTGAGCGCCGATACGTTTGTCAAAGAGCTGCAACAGGTCGGCTATCGGGAGGGGCTGCGCGGCCAGCAGCCCGGGCGCTTCGAGCGCCGCGGTGACGACTTCCGGCTGGTCACCCGACCGCTCACCTTCTGGGACGGCCCCCAGCCTTCGCTGTCGCTGCAGGTCTCCTTTGGTGACCATGGCGTGCGAGAACTCTCCGGCGCCGGCGGGCCCCTGAACCTGGTGCGGCTCGATCCCGAGTACATCGGTGGTATATACCCGGCCCACAACGAAGATCGTGTGCTGGTGAGGCTGGACGGTGTGCCGAAGGCACTGGTCAACGCGCTGCTTGCGGTCGAAGACCGCAAATTCTATTTGCATCGGGGTATCGACCCGATGGCTATGGCGCGGGCATTGGTGAGCACGCTTTCGGGGAGAGGCGTGCAGGGGGGGAGCACCATCACCCAGCAGCTGGTAAAAAACTTTTTCCTGACACCGGAGCGCACCCTGCGCCGAAAGTTCACCGAAATGGTGATGGCCCTGCTGCTGGAGGTGCACTACGAGAAAAACGACATCCTCGAAACGTACATCAACGAGGTCTATCTGGGGCAGGATCGCAACCGTGCGATCCATGGCTTCGGGCTCGGAGCGCAATTCTATTTTGGTGAGCAGCTCCGGAACCTGAGCCTCGCCGAGTCGGCGCTGCTGGTGGGGATGGTAAAGGGACCCTCCTGGTACGACCCCCATCGCCAACCCGAACGAGCCTTGAAGCGACGCAATCTTACCCTGACGCTGATGCGCCAGCAGGGCTTCATTTCCGATGAGCAGTACCTGCAGGCCAGCGCAGCGCCGCTCGGCATCATCGACAAGCCGGCCATGGGGACCACCCGCTATCCGGCCTTTCTGGATCTGGTACGCCGACAGCTGTCCCGTGACTACCGCGATTCGGACCTGCAGTCGGAAGGGCTGCAGATCTTCACCACCCTTGACCCCCGGGTGCAGGCCGTCGCCGAGCATGCGCTCACCAGCCGTCTCAACCGGCTGGACAGCAGCCCGGACCAGAAGCTGCAAGGGGCCGTGATCGTGACCGACACGCAGAACGGGGAGGTTCAGGCACTGGTGGGCGGTCGCGACCCGCGTTTCCCCGGTTTCAACCGGGCCTTGGACTCCAACCGGCCCGTCGGTTCGGTGCTGAAGCCAGCCATCTATCTGACGGCGCTCTCTGATCCTTCCCGCTATACCCTGGCCACGCTGCTGGATGACGAACCGCTGCTCTGGAAGGAAGCCGGCCGTCCGGACTGGTCGCCCAACAACTACGACCGCCAGAGTCACGGACAGGTGCCCCTCTGGCGGGCGCTTGCCGAGTCCTATAACATCGCCGCCGCCCGCCTCGGTCGCGAAGTCGGCGTACCCGAGGTGCTCGACACGGCCCGCAAGCTTGGCGTCCAGCGGGATCTGCCGCCTTATGCATCCACGCTGCTGGGGGCCGTCGCACTGTCGCCTCTGGAGGTCGCCCAGATGTATCAGACCCTTGCCAGCGGCGGATTCCGGGTGCCGCTCCGGGCCATCCGTGAAGTATTGACCCCGAACGGCAAGCCGCTGCAGCGCTATCCACTGGCTGTGGAACAGGTGGTGGATCCGGCGTCGGCCTACCTGGTTACGGCGGCTTTGCAGAGCGTGGTTAAGGAAGGGACGGCGCAGGGTCTGCAGAGCCAGCTGCCCCGGGGGCTGTCGGTGGCAGGGAAAACCGGCACTACGGACGACATGCGGGATTCCTGGTTTGCCGGCTATAGCGGGGATCGGGTCGCGGTGGTATGGAACGGTTTCGATGATAATCGTCCGACTTCGCTCACCGGTGCCAGCGGTGCCATGAGGGTGTGGGGTGACTTGATGTCCCGTCTCGATGCCGAGCCGCTTTCGCTGCCACTACCCGATACCATGGAGCTGGTCTGGACCGAACCGGCTTCCGGACTGCGAGCCGATAGCGAGTGTCCCGGCGCGGTGGAGCTACCTTTTGTCCGTGGGTCCGCTCCCACCGAGCATGCTCCTTGTGCACGCTCCAAAGGCAACTGGTTCAAAAGACTTTTCCGCTGA
- a CDS encoding transposase: protein MPKPRKALVSLEATPYYHCVARCVRRAFLCGEDATSGHNFEHRRDWIRERLFQLSELFALDVCAYAILSNHYHLVLHVDREAAQGWNIAEVLHRWHALFSGNELTRRFERGETLLPAELRVVDTFAELWRSRLADISWFMRCLNEEIARKANEEDNCTGRFKSQALLDEKALAACLAYVDLNPVRAQMAQTPEASDFTSVQERAAAATQAEHPNETPSQPARLLPFAGNPREPMPKGLPFRLTDYLDLVDFTGRLIHEGKRGAIPEHLPSILQRLAIDPKQWGYLTTQFESPFKGLVGEAHNLKQACQQLGYRRTPGIGACRTLLA from the coding sequence ATGCCCAAACCAAGGAAAGCCCTCGTCTCGCTCGAGGCCACTCCCTACTACCATTGCGTCGCCCGCTGCGTCCGCCGTGCCTTTCTTTGTGGTGAAGACGCCACCTCAGGCCACAACTTTGAGCACCGCCGCGACTGGATTCGGGAACGCTTGTTTCAGCTTTCCGAACTCTTCGCCCTGGACGTATGTGCCTATGCCATCCTTTCCAATCACTACCATCTCGTTCTGCACGTCGACCGCGAGGCCGCTCAGGGATGGAATATCGCAGAGGTCCTTCACCGCTGGCATGCGCTGTTCTCCGGGAATGAGCTGACCCGTCGTTTTGAACGCGGGGAAACGCTTCTCCCTGCGGAACTGCGCGTCGTCGATACCTTCGCGGAGCTATGGCGTTCGCGGCTGGCGGACATCAGCTGGTTCATGCGCTGTCTGAACGAGGAGATCGCCCGCAAGGCAAATGAGGAAGATAACTGTACCGGCCGTTTCAAATCCCAGGCGCTGCTCGATGAGAAAGCGCTGGCGGCCTGTCTGGCCTACGTAGACCTCAATCCGGTCCGAGCGCAGATGGCACAGACGCCAGAGGCGTCTGACTTCACCTCCGTTCAGGAGCGAGCCGCCGCGGCAACGCAAGCGGAGCATCCCAATGAGACTCCATCACAGCCGGCCCGCCTTCTGCCCTTCGCGGGGAACCCGCGCGAGCCGATGCCCAAGGGCTTGCCCTTTCGCCTCACCGACTACCTGGACCTGGTGGACTTCACCGGACGGCTTATCCACGAGGGCAAGCGCGGTGCCATCCCCGAACACCTCCCGTCCATCCTCCAGCGCCTGGCGATCGATCCCAAGCAATGGGGTTATCTGACGACTCAGTTTGAGAGCCCCTTCAAGGGATTGGTGGGCGAGGCCCACAACCTCAAGCAGGCCTGCCAGCAACTCGGCTACCGACGAACACCCGGGATTGGCGCCTGCCGAACACTGCTGGCGTAG
- a CDS encoding MipA/OmpV family protein yields the protein MKKLIGSVLAVIIHGLFFQTALAEDGKTALVPLPSVEDFTRGNDGWSFGLGLGVEYESAYEGSDEYDFEVDPAGAVQWRSGDDIFFWAGEALGWRGLRSSTWLFEAAVGLDEGREESDSDDGRLDGLGDRDEDAELVLQVRRAFDADWRYWLDGRVVTGDNGSLGLFGVGRRFGDQNDGTGHEIAIAVVFHDSDFANKDFGIDAEQSAASGLNETNLSGGFRSVGANYNYRHYINENWQIFGEAVYERYSSDIEDSPIARNNYEAEVGAGFIYVF from the coding sequence ATGAAAAAGCTTATTGGTTCAGTGTTGGCGGTGATCATACATGGTCTCTTCTTTCAAACAGCATTAGCAGAGGACGGAAAAACAGCTTTGGTGCCTTTACCCTCAGTCGAGGACTTCACGAGGGGTAATGATGGCTGGAGCTTCGGCCTGGGCCTGGGTGTTGAGTACGAATCTGCGTACGAAGGGTCGGATGAATACGACTTCGAAGTCGATCCTGCTGGTGCGGTACAATGGCGCAGCGGTGATGATATTTTCTTCTGGGCGGGTGAGGCGCTGGGGTGGCGTGGTCTTCGTTCTAGTACGTGGCTATTCGAGGCCGCGGTGGGTCTCGATGAGGGTCGTGAAGAAAGTGATTCCGATGACGGTCGTTTGGATGGTCTCGGTGATCGAGATGAGGATGCTGAACTCGTGCTGCAAGTACGTCGTGCTTTTGATGCCGATTGGCGTTATTGGCTGGATGGTCGAGTTGTAACCGGTGATAACGGAAGTCTTGGTCTTTTTGGAGTGGGGCGCCGCTTCGGCGACCAGAACGACGGAACCGGTCATGAAATTGCTATCGCTGTGGTATTTCACGATAGCGATTTTGCCAATAAAGATTTTGGTATAGACGCAGAGCAGTCAGCTGCATCGGGACTGAATGAGACCAATCTGAGTGGAGGATTTCGCTCGGTTGGGGCCAATTACAATTATCGTCATTATATTAACGAGAATTGGCAGATTTTCGGCGAGGCGGTATATGAGCGGTATAGTAGCGACATTGAGGATAGCCCAATCGCACGCAACAACTATGAAGCCGAAGTAGGCGCCGGATTTATTTACGTATTCTAG
- a CDS encoding helix-turn-helix transcriptional regulator has translation MAKERTYSRYTREAVTLLAKQIRLGRKQRRWTEHELADRAGISRATLQKIEKGDMGVAIGLVFEVAALVGVTLFDEERASLAMHITRTDDKLALLPGAVRNRGKPVDDEF, from the coding sequence ATGGCAAAAGAGAGAACCTATTCCCGGTACACACGCGAAGCCGTGACCTTGCTGGCCAAGCAAATCCGCCTCGGGCGCAAGCAGCGCAGGTGGACCGAGCACGAGCTGGCCGACCGCGCCGGTATCTCGCGGGCGACGCTCCAGAAGATCGAAAAGGGGGACATGGGCGTTGCCATCGGGCTGGTGTTCGAGGTGGCGGCGTTGGTCGGCGTTACCTTGTTCGATGAGGAGCGCGCCTCGCTGGCCATGCACATCACCCGTACGGACGACAAGCTGGCCTTGTTGCCGGGTGCCGTGCGCAATCGCGGAAAGCCGGTAGATGATGAGTTCTGA
- a CDS encoding type II toxin-antitoxin system HipA family toxin — translation MSSEGRYSEAFVWVWLPGAVEPVVAGKLSAEGEHLIFNYGKSYLARENAIPLYDPELPLRPGLIPLLPGLSMPACIRDGSPDAWGRRVIINRKLGTRGAKADTAQLDELTYLLESGSNRIGAFDFQHSATEYVPRGSENASLDQLAQAAEFVEMGMPLSPELDQALQHGTSIGGARPKAQVDDDDKQYIAKFSSTTDLYSVVKAEFVAMRLAALAGLNVASVSLTNSLHKDVLLIERFDRVPSGAGWQRKIMVSALTMLALDEMMARYASYQDLAELVRHRFTDASATLRELYSRLVFNILCGNTDDHARNHAAFWDGQTLHLTPAYDICPQSRTGNEATQAMLIAGDDRMSRVSSCLNASAHFLLSRAEAIAIVEHQLTSIVDHWDAVCVEAGLTVTDRAFLWGRQFLNPYAFEDLDGDAGHLKTMADTARSR, via the coding sequence ATGAGTTCTGAGGGACGGTACAGCGAAGCCTTTGTCTGGGTATGGCTGCCCGGTGCCGTCGAGCCGGTCGTGGCGGGCAAGCTATCCGCTGAAGGCGAGCACCTGATTTTCAATTACGGCAAGAGCTATCTTGCCCGGGAAAACGCCATCCCCCTCTATGACCCCGAGTTGCCTCTGCGACCGGGGCTCATTCCCCTGCTGCCGGGCTTGAGCATGCCGGCCTGCATCCGTGACGGCTCGCCGGATGCCTGGGGCCGGCGCGTCATCATCAATAGAAAGCTCGGCACCAGAGGGGCGAAGGCGGACACGGCCCAGCTCGACGAGCTGACCTATCTACTGGAATCCGGTTCGAACCGGATCGGCGCCTTCGATTTTCAGCACTCGGCCACCGAGTACGTGCCGAGAGGATCGGAGAACGCCTCTCTCGATCAGCTTGCGCAAGCCGCCGAGTTTGTCGAAATGGGCATGCCGCTGAGCCCGGAACTCGATCAGGCGCTCCAGCACGGCACCTCCATCGGCGGTGCGCGCCCCAAGGCGCAGGTCGATGACGACGACAAGCAGTATATTGCGAAGTTTTCCTCGACGACCGACCTCTACAGTGTCGTCAAGGCGGAGTTCGTCGCCATGCGCCTGGCCGCCCTGGCCGGGCTGAATGTGGCGAGCGTGTCGCTCACCAACTCCCTGCACAAAGACGTGCTTCTGATTGAGCGCTTCGACCGCGTGCCTTCCGGGGCCGGGTGGCAGCGCAAGATCATGGTTTCCGCGCTCACCATGCTGGCGCTCGATGAAATGATGGCGCGTTATGCCAGCTACCAAGACCTCGCGGAACTCGTCCGCCACCGTTTCACCGATGCGTCCGCCACCCTGCGCGAACTCTATTCACGGCTCGTCTTCAACATCCTGTGCGGCAATACCGACGATCATGCGCGGAATCACGCGGCCTTCTGGGACGGGCAAACGCTTCACCTGACCCCGGCCTACGATATCTGTCCGCAAAGCCGGACCGGCAACGAAGCCACTCAAGCCATGCTGATTGCCGGTGACGATCGCATGAGCCGGGTCTCGTCCTGTCTGAATGCGTCGGCACATTTTCTGCTGTCTCGCGCCGAGGCCATTGCCATCGTGGAACACCAGCTCACCAGCATCGTCGATCACTGGGATGCCGTATGCGTCGAAGCCGGTCTCACGGTGACGGATCGGGCGTTCCTGTGGGGCCGCCAATTCCTCAATCCGTACGCCTTTGAAGACCTCGATGGCGACGCGGGCCACCTGAAGACCATGGCCGATACGGCACGCTCCCGTTAG
- a CDS encoding Shedu immune nuclease family protein, giving the protein MVRLISPGEAPTGGTLSIEEVHPNCVEVFYLPEAEKIARARRRNKEPRDCRAKILLISGQDHYLTIYPINTIPEHDNFLKKKYKQVTAITLTGFEGPAPDNVDNVLGILEELPSGFVKDYDFGLGLQKDYRFIVDAIEALTGCSEIVLTEERGTGVDADMAEMFYIATRDFNEARRSINRTTSRAQQAARAVKSAETYNLFAQKLGQNLKPVTVGRHPVTKLLTRSALGEVALDESEQEQLLSSLATHKETIARVKPDKLARLHDDIELVTLEVLIERFDSMLDKKHKESDWQNFFNENPFVLSMAFGYPIVKVKDQASVGGRKLSGSGDKITDFLVKNSLTNNTALFEIKTPQAPLLSSRSYRQGVFTPAPELSGSINQALDQRYQFQRQISQIKDTSRVYDIESYAVHSCLIIGRTPSEVDRQKSFEMFRRNSKEVQIVTFDELLEKLKQLHDFLSAKGSE; this is encoded by the coding sequence ATGGTTCGGTTAATAAGTCCTGGTGAAGCTCCTACGGGCGGAACCCTTTCAATCGAGGAGGTGCATCCGAACTGTGTTGAGGTATTCTACCTGCCGGAAGCGGAGAAGATCGCTCGCGCTAGGAGGCGCAACAAAGAACCCAGAGATTGTCGTGCGAAAATATTGCTTATCAGTGGTCAGGATCATTATCTAACAATATACCCTATTAACACGATCCCAGAGCATGATAATTTTTTGAAGAAAAAATACAAACAGGTCACCGCCATTACGCTCACGGGGTTTGAAGGTCCGGCGCCGGACAATGTCGACAACGTCTTGGGAATTCTTGAGGAGTTGCCCTCCGGGTTTGTTAAAGACTATGATTTTGGATTGGGCTTACAGAAGGACTATAGGTTCATTGTTGATGCTATAGAGGCTCTAACCGGCTGCAGCGAGATTGTCCTGACGGAAGAGCGGGGTACCGGCGTCGATGCAGATATGGCAGAAATGTTTTACATTGCCACGCGAGACTTTAACGAAGCGCGCCGATCAATCAACCGCACGACGTCGCGTGCCCAGCAAGCAGCGCGCGCTGTCAAGAGCGCCGAGACGTACAACCTATTTGCACAGAAGCTTGGTCAAAATTTAAAGCCAGTAACAGTCGGTCGTCATCCAGTTACTAAGCTGCTAACACGGTCCGCTCTGGGGGAAGTGGCCTTGGACGAGTCCGAGCAGGAGCAGTTGCTTAGCTCTCTTGCAACTCATAAAGAAACGATAGCCAGAGTGAAGCCGGACAAACTAGCGAGGCTTCACGATGATATTGAGCTGGTGACCTTGGAAGTTCTTATTGAGCGCTTTGACAGCATGCTCGACAAGAAGCATAAGGAAAGTGATTGGCAGAACTTTTTTAATGAGAATCCCTTTGTTCTGAGCATGGCGTTTGGGTACCCGATAGTAAAGGTGAAAGACCAAGCCTCTGTTGGGGGGCGGAAGCTGTCGGGTTCGGGGGACAAAATAACTGACTTCTTAGTTAAGAATAGCCTAACCAACAACACCGCTCTTTTTGAGATAAAGACTCCGCAGGCACCGCTACTGAGCAGTAGATCCTACCGTCAGGGTGTGTTTACCCCAGCGCCAGAGCTGTCGGGTTCGATTAATCAGGCTCTTGATCAGAGGTATCAGTTTCAGAGGCAGATATCCCAGATAAAGGACACCAGTCGTGTCTATGATATTGAGTCATATGCCGTACACAGCTGCCTCATTATTGGTAGAACGCCAAGTGAAGTGGATCGGCAGAAGTCCTTCGAGATGTTTCGAAGGAACTCAAAAGAGGTTCAGATAGTCACTTTTGATGAGCTACTTGAGAAACTTAAGCAGCTACATGATTTCTTAAGTGCCAAAGGCAGCGAATAA